In Ptychodera flava strain L36383 chromosome 21, AS_Pfla_20210202, whole genome shotgun sequence, a genomic segment contains:
- the LOC139121196 gene encoding threonine--tRNA ligase 1, cytoplasmic-like isoform X1: MKVRYRFSFADNIVLHNTISLLGSKFNKMAEEATAAMENLAVQDDKKAKGPDGQKKGKKEKKKGGGGGGGGDHPVELNPLPGYIQSRVELFEKLKNEYLEELAAKPKTPIKVTLPDGKVIEGKAWETSPYSVAQAISQGLADNTVIAKVNGELWDLERPFEGDAGLELLKFDDEEGQQVFWHSSAHILGEAMERHYGGCLCYGPPIDTGFFYDMFLEGRQVSSNDFPSLMQIVKKIQKDKQPFERLVMKKEDLLKMFEYNQFKVRILSEKIKTPTTTVYRCGPLIDLCRGPHVRHTGKVKAMDVVKNSATYWEGNAEAESLQRIYGISFPDNKQLKEWQHFQAEAAKRDHRKLGRDHELYFFHELSPGSCFFHPKGAHIYNTLINFMKTEYRKRGFQEVISPNIYNSKLWETSGHWQHYSENMFSFDVEKEKYALKPMNCPGHCLIFDHRPRSWRELPYRMADFGVLHRNELSGALTGLVRVRRFQQDDAHIFCRPDQISEEMAGCLDFLKSVYDTFGFTFSLNLSTRPEKYLGEKSVWDQAEKQLEESLDLAGLPWKLNPGDGAFYGPKIDIVILDALRRAHQCATIQLDFQLPERFNLKYVSPDGTEKRPVMIHRAILGSVERMIAILTENYGGKWPFWLSPRQAMVVPVGPNVYDYAEEVKKQIFESGFLCDVDVDAGDTMNKKIRNAQLAQYNFILVVGEKEKENKTVNVRTRDNKVHGEHDIRKVIDRFRSLQDQKTLNSEDSF; this comes from the exons GGTCCAGATGGCCAGAAGAAAGGAAAGAAAGAGAAGAAGAAAGGGGGtggagggggaggaggaggtGATCACCCTGTAGAG TTGAACCCATTACCAGGTTACATTCAAAGTCGAGTTGAGTTGTTTGAGAAACTCAAGAATGAATACTTGGAGGAATTGGCAG CAAAGCCGAAGACACCAATCAAAGTCACTCTGCCTGATGGCAAAGTGATCGAAGGCAAGGCATGGGAGACAAGTCCATACAGTGTAGCTCAGGCGATCAG CCAAGGACTTGCTGATAACACTGTCATTGCCAAGGTCAACGGGGAGCTCTGGGACTTGGAGCGTCCATTTGAAGGCGATGCGGGTCTggaattgttaaagtttgatgACGAAGAAGGCCAGCAGGTATTCTGGCATTCGAGTGCCCACATACTGGGTGAAGCCATGGAAAGACACTATGGTGGATGCCTATGTTATGGTCCACCCATTGACACTGGATTCTTCTACGATATGTTCCTTGAAGGAAG GCAAGTGTCAAGCAATGATTTCCCATCACTGATGCAGATTGTGAAGAAAATTCAAAAAGATAAACAGCCCTTTGAGAGACTGGTCATGAAGAAGGAAGATTTACTGAAGATGTTTGAA TACAATCAGTTTAAAGTGAGAATTCTCAGTGAGAAAATCAAGACGCCAACTACCACTGTATACAG ATGTGGACCTCTGATTGATCTTTGCCGTGGACCACACGTGAGGCATACTGGCAAAGTGAAGGCCATGGATGTTGTCAAG AATTCCGCTACCTACTGGGAAGGCAATGCAGAAGCAGAGTCCCTCCAGAGAATCTACGGCATCTCATTCCCGGACAACAAACAACTTAAGGAATGGCAACATTTCCAGGCAGAGGCAGCAAAGCGGGACCACAGGAAGTTAGGAAGGGATCATGAGTTGTACTTCTTCCATGAGCTCAGCCCAGGATCCTGTTTCTTCCATCCCAAGGGTGCACATATCTACAACACTCTAATAAACTTCATGAAG acTGAATACAGGAAGCGAGGCTTTCAAGAGGTCATTTCACCCAATATTTACAACAGCAAACTTTGGGAAACATCAGGACATTGGCAACATTATTCA GAAAACATGTTTTCCTTTgatgttgaaaaagaaaaatatgccCTGAAGCCAATGAATTGCCCGGGTCACTG TTTGATATTTGATCATCGACCACGATCATGGAGAGAGTTGCCGTACCGCATGGCTGATTTCGGTGTACTCCATCGTAATGAGTTGTCAGGAGCATTGACCGGTCTGGTGAGAGTGCGTCGGTTCCAACAGGATGATGCTCACATCTTCTGCAGACCCGATCAG ATTTCGGAGGAGATGGCTGGCTGTCTGGATTTTCTCAAGAGTGTGTATGATACATTTGGGTTCACTTTCTCACTGAATCTGTCCACAAGGCCTGAGAAGTATCTTGGGGAGAAGAGTGTCTGGGACCAGGCTGAAAAG CAACTGGAAGAAAGTTTGGACCTGGCTGGATTGCCATGGAAACTCAACCCTGGTGATGGTGCATTCTATGGTCCAAAG ATTGACATAGTAATATTAGATGCGTTACGACGTGCCCATCAATGCGCCACCATACAGCTTGATTTCCAGCTTCCGGAGAGGTTTAACTTGAAATACGTCAG CCCTGATGGAACAGAGAAACGTCCTGTCATGATTCATCGTGCTATCCTTGGATCTGTTGAGAGGATGATCGCTATCCTGACTGAAAACTATGGCGGTAAATG GCCATTCTGGTTGTCACCACGCCAGGCCATGGTTGTTCCCGTAGGTCCGAATGTGTACGACTACGCTGAGGAGGTGAAGAAACAAATCTTTGAGTCAGGTTTCCTGTGTGATGTTGATGTCGATGCTGGTGATACCATGAACAAGAAGATCCGTAATGCCCAGCTAGCACAGTATAATTTCATTCTCG TTGTTGGTGAAAAGGAGAaggaaaacaaaactgtcaATGTGCGTACGAGAGACAACAAAGTACACGGAGAGCATGACATTCGAAAAGTCATCGACCGTTTCCGTTCCTTGCAAGACCAGAAAACTCTCAACAGTGAAGACAGTTTTTAA
- the LOC139121196 gene encoding threonine--tRNA ligase 1, cytoplasmic-like isoform X2, producing MTSVLVRAPIFRVAKGFLYSVTKTMSRATPGPDGQKKGKKEKKKGGGGGGGGDHPVELNPLPGYIQSRVELFEKLKNEYLEELAAKPKTPIKVTLPDGKVIEGKAWETSPYSVAQAISQGLADNTVIAKVNGELWDLERPFEGDAGLELLKFDDEEGQQVFWHSSAHILGEAMERHYGGCLCYGPPIDTGFFYDMFLEGRQVSSNDFPSLMQIVKKIQKDKQPFERLVMKKEDLLKMFEYNQFKVRILSEKIKTPTTTVYRCGPLIDLCRGPHVRHTGKVKAMDVVKNSATYWEGNAEAESLQRIYGISFPDNKQLKEWQHFQAEAAKRDHRKLGRDHELYFFHELSPGSCFFHPKGAHIYNTLINFMKTEYRKRGFQEVISPNIYNSKLWETSGHWQHYSENMFSFDVEKEKYALKPMNCPGHCLIFDHRPRSWRELPYRMADFGVLHRNELSGALTGLVRVRRFQQDDAHIFCRPDQISEEMAGCLDFLKSVYDTFGFTFSLNLSTRPEKYLGEKSVWDQAEKQLEESLDLAGLPWKLNPGDGAFYGPKIDIVILDALRRAHQCATIQLDFQLPERFNLKYVSPDGTEKRPVMIHRAILGSVERMIAILTENYGGKWPFWLSPRQAMVVPVGPNVYDYAEEVKKQIFESGFLCDVDVDAGDTMNKKIRNAQLAQYNFILVVGEKEKENKTVNVRTRDNKVHGEHDIRKVIDRFRSLQDQKTLNSEDSF from the exons GGTCCAGATGGCCAGAAGAAAGGAAAGAAAGAGAAGAAGAAAGGGGGtggagggggaggaggaggtGATCACCCTGTAGAG TTGAACCCATTACCAGGTTACATTCAAAGTCGAGTTGAGTTGTTTGAGAAACTCAAGAATGAATACTTGGAGGAATTGGCAG CAAAGCCGAAGACACCAATCAAAGTCACTCTGCCTGATGGCAAAGTGATCGAAGGCAAGGCATGGGAGACAAGTCCATACAGTGTAGCTCAGGCGATCAG CCAAGGACTTGCTGATAACACTGTCATTGCCAAGGTCAACGGGGAGCTCTGGGACTTGGAGCGTCCATTTGAAGGCGATGCGGGTCTggaattgttaaagtttgatgACGAAGAAGGCCAGCAGGTATTCTGGCATTCGAGTGCCCACATACTGGGTGAAGCCATGGAAAGACACTATGGTGGATGCCTATGTTATGGTCCACCCATTGACACTGGATTCTTCTACGATATGTTCCTTGAAGGAAG GCAAGTGTCAAGCAATGATTTCCCATCACTGATGCAGATTGTGAAGAAAATTCAAAAAGATAAACAGCCCTTTGAGAGACTGGTCATGAAGAAGGAAGATTTACTGAAGATGTTTGAA TACAATCAGTTTAAAGTGAGAATTCTCAGTGAGAAAATCAAGACGCCAACTACCACTGTATACAG ATGTGGACCTCTGATTGATCTTTGCCGTGGACCACACGTGAGGCATACTGGCAAAGTGAAGGCCATGGATGTTGTCAAG AATTCCGCTACCTACTGGGAAGGCAATGCAGAAGCAGAGTCCCTCCAGAGAATCTACGGCATCTCATTCCCGGACAACAAACAACTTAAGGAATGGCAACATTTCCAGGCAGAGGCAGCAAAGCGGGACCACAGGAAGTTAGGAAGGGATCATGAGTTGTACTTCTTCCATGAGCTCAGCCCAGGATCCTGTTTCTTCCATCCCAAGGGTGCACATATCTACAACACTCTAATAAACTTCATGAAG acTGAATACAGGAAGCGAGGCTTTCAAGAGGTCATTTCACCCAATATTTACAACAGCAAACTTTGGGAAACATCAGGACATTGGCAACATTATTCA GAAAACATGTTTTCCTTTgatgttgaaaaagaaaaatatgccCTGAAGCCAATGAATTGCCCGGGTCACTG TTTGATATTTGATCATCGACCACGATCATGGAGAGAGTTGCCGTACCGCATGGCTGATTTCGGTGTACTCCATCGTAATGAGTTGTCAGGAGCATTGACCGGTCTGGTGAGAGTGCGTCGGTTCCAACAGGATGATGCTCACATCTTCTGCAGACCCGATCAG ATTTCGGAGGAGATGGCTGGCTGTCTGGATTTTCTCAAGAGTGTGTATGATACATTTGGGTTCACTTTCTCACTGAATCTGTCCACAAGGCCTGAGAAGTATCTTGGGGAGAAGAGTGTCTGGGACCAGGCTGAAAAG CAACTGGAAGAAAGTTTGGACCTGGCTGGATTGCCATGGAAACTCAACCCTGGTGATGGTGCATTCTATGGTCCAAAG ATTGACATAGTAATATTAGATGCGTTACGACGTGCCCATCAATGCGCCACCATACAGCTTGATTTCCAGCTTCCGGAGAGGTTTAACTTGAAATACGTCAG CCCTGATGGAACAGAGAAACGTCCTGTCATGATTCATCGTGCTATCCTTGGATCTGTTGAGAGGATGATCGCTATCCTGACTGAAAACTATGGCGGTAAATG GCCATTCTGGTTGTCACCACGCCAGGCCATGGTTGTTCCCGTAGGTCCGAATGTGTACGACTACGCTGAGGAGGTGAAGAAACAAATCTTTGAGTCAGGTTTCCTGTGTGATGTTGATGTCGATGCTGGTGATACCATGAACAAGAAGATCCGTAATGCCCAGCTAGCACAGTATAATTTCATTCTCG TTGTTGGTGAAAAGGAGAaggaaaacaaaactgtcaATGTGCGTACGAGAGACAACAAAGTACACGGAGAGCATGACATTCGAAAAGTCATCGACCGTTTCCGTTCCTTGCAAGACCAGAAAACTCTCAACAGTGAAGACAGTTTTTAA
- the LOC139121196 gene encoding threonine--tRNA ligase 1, cytoplasmic-like isoform X3 has protein sequence MSNQSDSSEDIDKCSDRSESDSGEDVEGPDGQKKGKKEKKKGGGGGGGGDHPVELNPLPGYIQSRVELFEKLKNEYLEELAAKPKTPIKVTLPDGKVIEGKAWETSPYSVAQAISQGLADNTVIAKVNGELWDLERPFEGDAGLELLKFDDEEGQQVFWHSSAHILGEAMERHYGGCLCYGPPIDTGFFYDMFLEGRQVSSNDFPSLMQIVKKIQKDKQPFERLVMKKEDLLKMFEYNQFKVRILSEKIKTPTTTVYRCGPLIDLCRGPHVRHTGKVKAMDVVKNSATYWEGNAEAESLQRIYGISFPDNKQLKEWQHFQAEAAKRDHRKLGRDHELYFFHELSPGSCFFHPKGAHIYNTLINFMKTEYRKRGFQEVISPNIYNSKLWETSGHWQHYSENMFSFDVEKEKYALKPMNCPGHCLIFDHRPRSWRELPYRMADFGVLHRNELSGALTGLVRVRRFQQDDAHIFCRPDQISEEMAGCLDFLKSVYDTFGFTFSLNLSTRPEKYLGEKSVWDQAEKQLEESLDLAGLPWKLNPGDGAFYGPKIDIVILDALRRAHQCATIQLDFQLPERFNLKYVSPDGTEKRPVMIHRAILGSVERMIAILTENYGGKWPFWLSPRQAMVVPVGPNVYDYAEEVKKQIFESGFLCDVDVDAGDTMNKKIRNAQLAQYNFILVVGEKEKENKTVNVRTRDNKVHGEHDIRKVIDRFRSLQDQKTLNSEDSF, from the exons GGTCCAGATGGCCAGAAGAAAGGAAAGAAAGAGAAGAAGAAAGGGGGtggagggggaggaggaggtGATCACCCTGTAGAG TTGAACCCATTACCAGGTTACATTCAAAGTCGAGTTGAGTTGTTTGAGAAACTCAAGAATGAATACTTGGAGGAATTGGCAG CAAAGCCGAAGACACCAATCAAAGTCACTCTGCCTGATGGCAAAGTGATCGAAGGCAAGGCATGGGAGACAAGTCCATACAGTGTAGCTCAGGCGATCAG CCAAGGACTTGCTGATAACACTGTCATTGCCAAGGTCAACGGGGAGCTCTGGGACTTGGAGCGTCCATTTGAAGGCGATGCGGGTCTggaattgttaaagtttgatgACGAAGAAGGCCAGCAGGTATTCTGGCATTCGAGTGCCCACATACTGGGTGAAGCCATGGAAAGACACTATGGTGGATGCCTATGTTATGGTCCACCCATTGACACTGGATTCTTCTACGATATGTTCCTTGAAGGAAG GCAAGTGTCAAGCAATGATTTCCCATCACTGATGCAGATTGTGAAGAAAATTCAAAAAGATAAACAGCCCTTTGAGAGACTGGTCATGAAGAAGGAAGATTTACTGAAGATGTTTGAA TACAATCAGTTTAAAGTGAGAATTCTCAGTGAGAAAATCAAGACGCCAACTACCACTGTATACAG ATGTGGACCTCTGATTGATCTTTGCCGTGGACCACACGTGAGGCATACTGGCAAAGTGAAGGCCATGGATGTTGTCAAG AATTCCGCTACCTACTGGGAAGGCAATGCAGAAGCAGAGTCCCTCCAGAGAATCTACGGCATCTCATTCCCGGACAACAAACAACTTAAGGAATGGCAACATTTCCAGGCAGAGGCAGCAAAGCGGGACCACAGGAAGTTAGGAAGGGATCATGAGTTGTACTTCTTCCATGAGCTCAGCCCAGGATCCTGTTTCTTCCATCCCAAGGGTGCACATATCTACAACACTCTAATAAACTTCATGAAG acTGAATACAGGAAGCGAGGCTTTCAAGAGGTCATTTCACCCAATATTTACAACAGCAAACTTTGGGAAACATCAGGACATTGGCAACATTATTCA GAAAACATGTTTTCCTTTgatgttgaaaaagaaaaatatgccCTGAAGCCAATGAATTGCCCGGGTCACTG TTTGATATTTGATCATCGACCACGATCATGGAGAGAGTTGCCGTACCGCATGGCTGATTTCGGTGTACTCCATCGTAATGAGTTGTCAGGAGCATTGACCGGTCTGGTGAGAGTGCGTCGGTTCCAACAGGATGATGCTCACATCTTCTGCAGACCCGATCAG ATTTCGGAGGAGATGGCTGGCTGTCTGGATTTTCTCAAGAGTGTGTATGATACATTTGGGTTCACTTTCTCACTGAATCTGTCCACAAGGCCTGAGAAGTATCTTGGGGAGAAGAGTGTCTGGGACCAGGCTGAAAAG CAACTGGAAGAAAGTTTGGACCTGGCTGGATTGCCATGGAAACTCAACCCTGGTGATGGTGCATTCTATGGTCCAAAG ATTGACATAGTAATATTAGATGCGTTACGACGTGCCCATCAATGCGCCACCATACAGCTTGATTTCCAGCTTCCGGAGAGGTTTAACTTGAAATACGTCAG CCCTGATGGAACAGAGAAACGTCCTGTCATGATTCATCGTGCTATCCTTGGATCTGTTGAGAGGATGATCGCTATCCTGACTGAAAACTATGGCGGTAAATG GCCATTCTGGTTGTCACCACGCCAGGCCATGGTTGTTCCCGTAGGTCCGAATGTGTACGACTACGCTGAGGAGGTGAAGAAACAAATCTTTGAGTCAGGTTTCCTGTGTGATGTTGATGTCGATGCTGGTGATACCATGAACAAGAAGATCCGTAATGCCCAGCTAGCACAGTATAATTTCATTCTCG TTGTTGGTGAAAAGGAGAaggaaaacaaaactgtcaATGTGCGTACGAGAGACAACAAAGTACACGGAGAGCATGACATTCGAAAAGTCATCGACCGTTTCCGTTCCTTGCAAGACCAGAAAACTCTCAACAGTGAAGACAGTTTTTAA